Proteins co-encoded in one Terriglobia bacterium genomic window:
- a CDS encoding ABC transporter permease subunit, whose translation MRNRITAIAYNTFREAVRDRVLYNLVVFAILMVGAALIFGEISIGIQRQVLINLGLTAISLFGIVIAIFIGIGLVSKEIEKKTLYTVLGARPVRRWEFVLSKYSGLAGTLVVNAGFMAVGFFAALLYLNRHFERADAYVLVALYFIVLEFLLITAIAIFFSTFSTPLMSAVFAFSLFVIGTFAEDLRAFASMTTGATKYLASGLAWMVPNFAAFNVISEVAHSTPIAGRLVLYNSIYAALYVMVCLSAAVLVFERRNFK comes from the coding sequence GTGAGAAACCGGATCACTGCTATCGCCTATAACACCTTCCGCGAAGCCGTGCGCGACAGGGTTCTGTACAACCTGGTTGTGTTCGCCATCCTCATGGTCGGCGCTGCGCTGATTTTTGGCGAAATCTCGATTGGTATCCAGCGGCAGGTGCTGATCAATCTCGGGCTGACCGCGATTTCACTGTTTGGGATCGTAATCGCGATTTTCATAGGCATCGGGTTGGTGTCGAAAGAGATCGAGAAAAAAACGCTGTACACGGTCCTCGGAGCGCGACCGGTGCGGCGGTGGGAGTTCGTCCTGAGCAAGTACTCGGGGCTGGCGGGCACGCTGGTCGTCAATGCCGGGTTCATGGCGGTCGGATTCTTCGCGGCCCTGCTTTACCTGAATCGCCATTTTGAACGCGCGGATGCATACGTCCTGGTCGCGCTCTACTTCATAGTGCTCGAGTTCCTCCTGATCACGGCGATCGCAATCTTCTTTTCGACGTTCTCGACGCCGCTGATGTCGGCGGTATTCGCGTTCTCGCTGTTCGTGATTGGCACTTTTGCAGAAGACTTGAGGGCCTTTGCGAGCATGACGACCGGAGCGACAAAATACCTGGCCAGCGGTCTGGCGTGGATGGTGCCGAATTTCGCGGCGTTCAACGTGATCTCCGAGGTGGCACATTCGACTCCAATTGCCGGCCGGCTCGTGCTCTACAACTCGATCTACGCGGCG
- a CDS encoding ABC transporter ATP-binding protein: MSAIDIFALEKRYSVGFWKKRPKQALYPLTLSVERGEVFGFLGPNGAGKTTTLKLLMGLIYPTGGSAKILDRELDDPTMKAQIGFLPEQPYFYDHLSARELLDYYSRLSGVPAKDRSRRIESVLERVALPDAGHTQLRKYSKGMLQRVGIAQAIIHDPAVIFLDEPMSGLDPIGRREVRDLIQGLKEEGKTIFFSTHILSDAETLCDRVGVINKGRLRGIGVMADLEMEVSGKVEIVWVGSAAKRDIDALGGTSHASGESLRVELPEKQMDAAIDAIRRNGGKLISVTPVRVTLEQFFLEKLEDEDTTPIPAGEAVAK, encoded by the coding sequence ATGTCTGCAATCGACATCTTTGCACTGGAAAAGCGTTACTCCGTCGGCTTTTGGAAGAAGCGGCCCAAGCAGGCTTTGTACCCATTGACCCTTTCGGTGGAGCGGGGAGAGGTCTTCGGTTTTCTCGGTCCCAATGGCGCGGGAAAAACGACCACGCTGAAGCTGCTGATGGGACTCATCTATCCGACCGGCGGTTCGGCGAAGATCCTCGACCGGGAGTTGGACGACCCGACCATGAAGGCGCAGATCGGATTTCTTCCCGAACAGCCCTATTTTTACGATCACCTTTCCGCGCGCGAGTTGCTCGACTACTACTCGAGGCTTTCGGGCGTTCCAGCGAAAGACCGTAGCCGGAGGATCGAAAGTGTGCTGGAGCGTGTGGCGCTGCCGGATGCCGGGCATACGCAGTTGCGGAAATATTCCAAGGGCATGTTGCAACGCGTAGGGATTGCCCAGGCCATCATTCACGATCCGGCCGTGATTTTCCTCGATGAACCGATGAGCGGACTGGACCCGATCGGGCGGCGCGAAGTGCGCGACCTGATCCAGGGCCTGAAGGAAGAGGGAAAGACAATCTTCTTCTCGACACATATTCTGAGCGACGCCGAAACGCTGTGCGACCGGGTGGGCGTGATCAACAAGGGCAGGTTGCGCGGCATCGGCGTAATGGCCGACCTTGAGATGGAGGTCAGCGGGAAGGTCGAGATCGTCTGGGTAGGCTCGGCGGCCAAGCGTGACATTGACGCGCTGGGCGGGACATCGCACGCCAGCGGCGAATCGCTCCGAGTGGAACTTCCAGAAAAGCAAATGGACGCGGCAATCGACGCCATTCGGCGCAATGGCGGGAAATTGATCTCGGTGACGCCGGTACGCGTCACGCTCGAGCAGTTCTTCCTGGAAAAGCTGGAAGACGAAGACACCACGCCGATTCCGGCGGGAGAGGCGGTGGCGAAGTGA
- a CDS encoding NAD(P)/FAD-dependent oxidoreductase, with amino-acid sequence MSPKKAIIIGAGPAGLTAAYELLTRSDITPIVLEKSTFMGGISRTVNYKGNRIDIGGHRFFSKSDRVMQWWLKQMPMDETAKAGTVITYQNQVRELPSTGAGHNAAVRDDVMLLRNRKSRIYFLRKFFEYPIQLSAATLQNLGIVRTIKIGFSYMKAMLFPPKRIENLEQFFISRFGKELYETFFHSYTEKVWGVPCQEISAEWGAQRIKGLSITTTIAHMLKKMFQKRSDVRQKNVETSLIQRFLYPKLGPGQLWEIVAQRVQDLGGTILTEFDVDTIECENGRVVSISGRDKNGSRLDIAGDYFFSTMPIQELTNALRGVEVPAQIREISDGLQYRDFVTVGLLVKRLSVEDKDRPNQLIRDNWIYIQEPDVRAGRLQIFNNWSPYMVKDPDTVWIGVEYFCYQTDDLWTMPEGDMANLAKQELEKIGILKSSEVLDATVIRMPKTYPAYFGTYTRFDELRGYLDGFDNLFLVGRNGMHKYNNQDHSMLTAMTAVDNILAGVTDKSNLWAVNTEMEYHEEKEQPASRNPDGQKEAVAEA; translated from the coding sequence TTGTCCCCAAAGAAGGCGATCATCATCGGTGCCGGCCCCGCAGGCCTGACCGCAGCCTACGAACTGCTCACCCGGTCGGACATCACGCCCATTGTCCTCGAGAAGAGCACTTTCATGGGCGGCATCTCCCGCACCGTCAATTACAAGGGCAATCGCATCGATATCGGCGGCCACCGCTTCTTCTCCAAGAGCGACCGCGTCATGCAGTGGTGGCTCAAGCAAATGCCCATGGACGAGACCGCCAAAGCCGGTACCGTCATCACCTACCAGAACCAGGTTCGCGAACTGCCCTCTACGGGCGCCGGGCACAACGCCGCCGTCCGCGACGACGTGATGCTGCTGCGCAATCGCAAGTCGCGCATCTACTTCCTGCGCAAGTTCTTCGAATACCCGATCCAGCTCAGCGCCGCCACTCTGCAAAACCTCGGTATCGTCCGCACCATCAAGATTGGCTTCAGCTACATGAAGGCGATGCTCTTCCCACCAAAGCGCATCGAGAACCTCGAGCAATTTTTCATCAGCCGCTTCGGCAAAGAACTATACGAGACGTTTTTCCACTCCTATACGGAAAAAGTCTGGGGCGTGCCGTGCCAGGAGATCAGCGCCGAATGGGGCGCCCAGCGCATCAAGGGCCTTTCGATCACCACGACGATTGCGCACATGCTGAAGAAGATGTTCCAGAAGCGCTCCGATGTCAGGCAGAAGAACGTCGAGACCTCGCTCATTCAGCGTTTCCTGTATCCGAAACTCGGTCCCGGCCAGCTTTGGGAAATCGTTGCCCAGCGCGTGCAGGATCTCGGCGGCACCATCCTGACCGAATTCGACGTGGACACTATTGAGTGTGAAAACGGCCGCGTCGTCTCTATCAGCGGACGCGACAAGAACGGCTCCCGCCTGGACATCGCCGGCGACTATTTCTTTTCCACCATGCCCATCCAGGAGCTGACGAATGCGCTCCGCGGCGTCGAAGTGCCTGCACAGATCCGCGAGATCAGCGACGGACTTCAGTATCGCGACTTCGTCACCGTTGGGCTGCTCGTAAAGCGTCTCAGCGTGGAAGACAAGGACCGTCCGAACCAGCTCATTCGCGACAACTGGATATACATCCAGGAGCCCGATGTCCGCGCCGGTCGCCTTCAGATCTTCAACAACTGGAGCCCCTACATGGTGAAGGATCCCGACACCGTGTGGATCGGCGTCGAATATTTCTGCTACCAGACCGACGACCTGTGGACAATGCCGGAGGGCGACATGGCGAACCTCGCCAAGCAGGAGTTGGAGAAGATCGGAATCCTGAAATCGTCCGAAGTGCTGGATGCCACCGTCATCCGCATGCCGAAAACCTATCCGGCCTACTTCGGAACCTACACGCGCTTCGACGAACTGCGCGGTTATCTCGATGGCTTCGACAACCTGTTCCTGGTTGGCCGCAACGGCATGCACAAATACAACAACCAGGACCACTCCATGCTCACGGCCATGACCGCCGTCGACAACATCCTCGCGGGCGTCACCGACAAGTCCAACCTCTGGGCCGTCAATACGGAGATGGAGTACCACGAGGAGAAGGAGCAGCCAGCTTCCAGAAACCCGGACGGACAGAAGGAAGCGGTGGCAGAGGCTTAG